In Tiliqua scincoides isolate rTilSci1 chromosome 1, rTilSci1.hap2, whole genome shotgun sequence, the following are encoded in one genomic region:
- the FOXN2 gene encoding forkhead box protein N2 gives MGPVTGMTPDKKAETPGGERAEGLRHIQRMGSLPEAGDAARPKATAVDSELADDELTNLNWLHESTNLLTNFSLGSEGLPMVSPLYDIEGDNMPSYPSSCCSNPEKKSATSKPPYSFSLLIYMAIEHSPNKSLPVKEIYSWILERFPYFATAPTGWKNSVRHNLSLNKCFRKVERSHGKVNGKGSLWCVDPEYKPNLIQALKKQPFPSTFSENGSSSPHYLTSVLKQSQGQSIKDSDIDAATAMMLLNTSIEQGILDCEKPQPLKLSKKRNYGSAFHNHSMASHQENDSAVPSIDPKEDHNYSASSMASQRCTSLSSVSSLSSIDEVYEFVSEASRVGSDGSEGFHSEVDTDDEDEDDPLADSGYTAQPRIGTSDRTQPHKKALEELCQEIDEELKEAAGSLLHLAGISTCLGSLISTAKTHSQKRRKKNSNTM, from the exons ATGGGTCCAGTAACTGGAATGACTCCAGACAAGAAAGCTGAAACTCCAGGAGGAGAGAGAGCCGAAGGGCTAAGGCATATCCAAAGAATGGGAAGCTTGCCAGAGGCGGGTGACGCCGCCCGTCCCAAAGCCACGGCCGTGGATAGCGAACTGGCAGACGATGAGCTCACAAACTTGAACTGGCTCCATGAAAGTACAAACCTCCTAACAAACTTCAGCCTTGGAAGTGAGGGTCTTCCAATGGTCAGCCCTCTGTACGATATCGAGGGTGATAACATGCCATCCTATCCTTCGTCTTGCTGCTCAAATCCGGAGAAGAAATCTGCTACTTCCAAGCCCCCGTATTCCTTTAGCCTCCTCATCTATATGGCAATTGAACATTCTCCTAATAAAAGTTTGCCAGTGAAAGAAATTTACAGCTGGATCCTGGAACGCTTCCCGTACTTTGCTACAGCACCCACTGGTTGGAAGAACTCTGTCCGGCATAATCTTTCCCTTAACAAGTGTTTCCGAAAAGTggagagaagccatggcaag GTGAATGGAAAAGGCTCTCTATGGTGTGTGGACCCAGAATATAAACCTAACCTTATACAAGCGCTGAAGAAGCAACCATTCCCTTCCACATTT TCTGAAAA tggttcatCATCTCCTCACTACCTAACCTCAGTCCTGAAACAGAGCCAGGGTCAATCAATCAAAG ACTCTGATATTGACGCTGCAACTGCCATGATGCTGCTGAACACTTCCATTGAACAAGGCATTTTAGATT GTGAGAAGCCACAACCTCTTAAACTCTCCAAAAAAAGGAACTATGGCAGTGCATTCCACAACCACAGTATGGCAAGCCATCAGGAGAATGATTCGGCAGTCCCCAGCATCGACCCAAAGGAAGATCACAATTACAGTGCCAGCAGCATGGCCTCCCAGCGCTGCACATCCTTGTCCAGTGTGTCATCCCTGTCCTCCATTGACGAGGTGTATGAATTTGTCTCGGAGGCCAGCCGAGTGGGAAGTGATGGCAGCGAAGGATTCCACAGTGAAGTGGATACGGATGACGAGGATGAGGATGATCCCCTTGCGGACAGCGGTTATACTGCACAGCCTCGCATTGGTACCTCAGACAGAACCCAACCTCACAAGAAAGCCCTAGAGGAGCTCTGCCAAGAAATAGATGAGGAACTGAAAGAGGCTGCTGGGTCTCTGCTTCACCTCGCTGGGATCAGTACATGTCTAGGCTCCCTCATAAGTACTGCAAAGACCCATAGCCAGAAgcggagaaaaaaaaatagcaacacaATGTGA